A portion of the Gossypium arboreum isolate Shixiya-1 chromosome 8, ASM2569848v2, whole genome shotgun sequence genome contains these proteins:
- the LOC108468671 gene encoding probable methyltransferase PMT17, with amino-acid sequence MAREYSGLQMHHQLEAKRKRLTWILGVSALCILFYVLGAWQTTPSSQYDVYTRVGCDNNSATSDSNDSIQSLTNLDFASHHQVALDSSKTISQFPPCDMAYSEYTPCQDKVRGRKFDRDMMKYRERHCPTKQEMLLCLIPAPPKYKTPFKWPQSRDYAWYDNIPHKELSIEKAVQNWIQVEGDRFRFPGGGTMFPRGADAYIDDIGELIPLTDGNIRTAVDTGCGVASFGAYLLKRNILTMSFAPRDTHEAQVQFALERGVPAMIGIIGSMRLPYPARAFDLAHCSRCLIPWQNNGGLYLMEVDRILRPGGYWILSGPPINWKKYWRGWERTKEDLKQEQDAIENVARRLYWKKVTENNDLAIWQKPINHVGCVKEVMCKSEDPDTAWYRSLEACITPVPQVVRSDEVAGGELLKWPERAFAVPPRLSRGSVPGLDVDRFIEDNEQWKDKIAHYNRIIAPLRSGRYRNIMDMNAYLGGFAAAVAKYPVWVMNVIPAHIDYDTLGVIYERGLIGTYQDWCEAFSTYPRTYDLIHASGLFTLYQHRCDITYILLEMDRILRPEGSVIFRDTVELLVKIKSITDGMRWKSHIVDHESGPFNPEKILVAVKTYWTGEATKKKPK; translated from the exons ATGGCCAGAGAGTACAGTGGATTGCAAATGCATCATCAGCTGGAAGCAAAGAGGAAGCGTCTCACGTGGATTCTTGGGGTGAGTGCTCTCtgcatattattttatgtgttgggAGCTTGGCAGACTACTCCTAGCAGTCAATACGATGTATACACAAGAGTTGGTTGCGATAATAATAGCGCTACCTCAGACAGCAATGACAGTATTCAATCATTAACAAACTTGGACTTTGCAAGCCATCACCAGGTGGCTCTCGACAGTTCAAAAACAATCAGTCAGTTCCCACCATGTGATATGGCATACAGTGAGTACACTCCTTGCCAAGATAAAGTGAGAGGAAGAAAATTCGATCGCGACATGATGAAATATCGAGAACGGCATTGTCCCACCAAGCAAGAAATGCTCCTCTGCCTTATACCAGCTCCGCCCAAGTATAAGACCCCTTTCAAATGGCCTCAGTCTCGTGATTACGCATGGTACGACAACATCCCTCACAAAGAACTCAGCATCGAGAAGGCAGTCCAGAACTGGATTCAAGTAGAGGGTGATCGTTTCAGATTCCCTGGGGGAGGCACCATGTTCCCTCGGGGAGCCGATGCATATATTGATGACATTGGCGAGCTCATTCCCCTCACTGATGGAAACATCAGGACAGCTGTTGATACTGGATGTGGG GTTGCCAGTTTCGGTGCTTACCTGTTGAAGAGGAATATCTTGACAATGTCTTTTGCTCCAAGAGATACACACGAAGCACAGGTCCAGTTTGCACTGGAACGCGGAGTTCCTGCAATGATCGGAATCATAGGTTCCATGAGGCTTCCTTACCCAGCAAGGGCTTTTGACTTGGCTCATTGTTCTCGTTGTTTGATCCCTTGGCAGAATAATG GGGGTTTGTATCTCATGGAAGTGGACCGCATTCTAAGACCTGGGGGTTACTGGATTCTCTCTGGTCCTCCTATCAACTGGAAGAAATATTGGAGAGGGTGGGAAAGAACAAAGGAGGACTTAAAACAAGAGCAAGATGCTATCGAAAACGTTGCTAGACGCCTATACTGGAAGAAAGTGACTGAAAACAACGATCTAGCAATTTGGCAAAAGCCCATCAACCACGTTGGGTGTGTTAAAGAGGTCATGTGCAAATCAGAGGATCCAGATACAGCTTG GTACAGAAGTTTGGAAGCTTGCATAACCCCAGTTCCACAAGTAGTGAGGTCAGATGAAGTTGCTGGCGGTGAACTATTAAAATGGCCGGAGCGTGCATTCGCTGTTCCTCCTAGACTTAGCCGTGGCTCGGTACCAGGCCTCGATGTTGATAGATTTATAGAGGATAACGAACAGTGGAAGGATAAGATAGCACATTACAATCGAATTATTGCTCCCTTACGCTCAGGTCGATATCGGAATATTATGGACATGAATGCTTATCTGGGGGGATTCGCAGCAGCTGTGGCAAAGTATCCAGTGTGGGTCATGAATGTGATCCCCGCACATATAGACTATGACACTTTGGGAGTTATTTATGAACGAGGTCTAATTGGTACGTACCAGGATTGGTGCGAGGCATTCTCGACATATCCAAGAACCTACGACCTCATCCATGCTAGTGGCTTGTTTACTTTATATCAGCACAG GTGTGACATCACTTACATCTTGTTGGAGATGGACCGGATTCTGAGGCCGGAAGGGTCAGTTATATTTAGGGACACAGTGGAGCTGTTAGTGAAGATAAAGAGTATAACTGATGGAATGAGATGGAAGAGTCATATCGTGGACCATGAAAGTGGACCCTTCAATCCTGAGAAAATTCTTGTTGCTGTCAAAACTTACTGGACTGGTGAAGCAACAAAAAAGAAACCCAAGTAG